The following proteins are encoded in a genomic region of Nicotiana sylvestris chromosome 4, ASM39365v2, whole genome shotgun sequence:
- the LOC104242201 gene encoding zinc finger BED domain-containing protein RICESLEEPER 3-like produces the protein MVSFVTLFSDENYTFCTGCGDDYQHSSDYANDISIARRTSEIWDYFFKFIAKGGKCRAKCNYYSKTSAAEIINGTTTLWTHINVKSHKSSFRFVDKRQSTLKPTKEGWLAGGLGSTERVVHNVDGIRRAIAEFVIIDEQPFRVVEGEGFKKLMAKALPNFELPSRVTVARHCLKIYQEEKEKFKELIKNQRGETIAKGIEECLLGWGIENLVTVTLDNAIANDATITHLKSFVEKVKIDTHGLVSLDVETSWNSTYTMLDKTLKFEKAFTRMYLEDQKYQKYCREISTIRENPSDDWKNVKAFVKFLNIFYQTTLKFSGSLYATSNSFFHEFFNLRNDIIKYTKSDDLTLVDMIQDEVCELHSFHCIWSFVGKNKSEDVGSILTHLYNHYNDSFSENSNDNIEGDISMTSEPGNLLQSQWEKYMEEEGNSERKSDLEIYLIDDVVKIKDFNILSWWKASSSKYPIISKIARDVLSILISAVAFESTFTYRSSLSPKIVEALICTQQWI, from the exons ATGGTTTCGTTTG TGACTCTTTTTTCGGATGAAAACTACACATTTTGCACCGGATGTGGAGATGATTATCAACATTCCTCCGACTATGCCAATGACATCTCAATAGCAAG AAGAACGTCTGAGATTTGGGATTATTTCTTCAAATTTATTGCTAAAGGAGGTAAATGTAGGGCAAAATGCAATTATTATTCTAAAACCTCTGCGGCCGAAATCATCAATGGGACTACTACGTTATGGACACACATAAATGTGAAAAGTCACAAGTCCTCCTTTAGGTTCGTTGATAAGAGGCAATCCACACTAAAACCTACCAAAGAAGGCTGGCTAGCAGGTGGTTTGGGTTCTACTGAAAGGGTGGTGCATAATGTGGATGGGATAAGAAGGGCCATTGCCGAATTTGTAATTATTGATGAGCAACCATTTAGAGTTGTTGAGGGAGAAGGGTTTAAGAAACTAATGGCTAAAGCTTTGCCAAATTTTGAATTACCTTCTCGTGTAACTGTTGCTCGACATTGTCTGAAGATTTAtcaagaagagaaagaaaagttTAAAGAGCTTATCAAGAACCAACGT GGTGAGACTATCGCTAAGGGGATTGAGGAATGTTTATTAGGTTGGGGCATTGAGAACTTGGTTACAGTGACCCTAGATAATGCAATTGCTAATGATGCTACCATTACGCATTTGAAG TCATTTGTTGAGAAAGTTAAGATAGACACTCATGGTCTTGTGAGTCTTGATGTAGAAACTAGTTGGAATTCGACATATACAATGTTAGATAAAACTTTGAAATTTGAAAAAGCTTTTACAAGAATGTATTTAGAGGATCAAAAGTACCAAAAGTACTGTCGAGAAATAAGTACAATAAGAGAAAATCCATCAGATGATTGGAAGAATGTGAAAGCTTTTGTCAAGTTTCTTAACATTTTCTACCAGACAACTTTGAAATTTTCAGGCAGTTTGTATGCTACTTCCAATTCTTTCTTCCATGAATTTTTTAATCTTCGAAATGATATTATTAAGTATACTAAAAGTGATGATCTTACTTTGGTTGATATG ATACAAGATGAAGTATGTGAACTACATTCTTTCCATTGCATATGGTCCTTTGTTGGAAAGAATAAATCTGAAGATGTGGGCAGTATTTTGACTCACTTATATAATCACTACAATGATTCTTTCTCTGAGAATTCTAATGACAATATTGAAGGTGACATCAGTATGACGAGTGAACCTGGTAATTTGTTACAATCTCAATGGGAGAAATATATGGAAGAGGAGGGAAATAGTGAAAGAAAATCCGATCTTGAGATATACTTGATAGATGATGTGGTGAAAATCAAGGATTTTAATATCTTGAGTTGGTGGAAAGCTTCATCTAGTAAATATCCAATTATTTCAAAAATTGCTCGGGATGTTCTTTCTATTCTTATTTCTGCTGTTGCATTTGAGTCGACTTTTACTTATCGGAGTTCTTTATCGCCAAAAATTGTAGAAGCTCTTATTTGTACTCAACAATGGATATGA